One Thermoanaerobacter kivui genomic window, TATATACTTTAATAATTTTGATTGGACTATTGGTAGAATGTATCAAGAGCCGATACAGAAATGTGCAAGAATTGATGAGGATAGAGAAAGATTAAAACATATATGAAGCAATATATTCTATAACAAAAGGGCTGCCAAGGATAATAAATAACCTGGTAACAGCTTCCCTTCTCTATGCGTACTCTAAAAGGCTAAGAGAAATAGATGAAGAAGTAAAAATAAAGGAATCCCTTTTATTATATGAGATTCCTTGGACTTTGTCTACAGTCTGAAGGGATAATCGAAGGATTATCCCTTAATTGTTAACTACCTTTTTAAAATAATTATTGAGAATCGCAATTAATATAATTCCTGCAATACCGCCGGATATTGCAGTTAAAAGTTGTGGCAGAGTAAATGCTTGGACAATTTTGATTGGAACTTTTATGTTAAACCACCGTAATATGTATTTTACAGATGCTATATTTTCTCATTTAAATTACTTACAGTCAAAATTTTTTTATTCTTGAAAATTTTATTGCGAGATGGTATCTTGATGTGCTACAAAAAGTATGACCTTTAAAATATAAAAGATATAATACTTGACAGTTAAAATTTAATAAGGCTATAATATAAATATATAAATGAGTAATGAAAGGCAGAGATAACGATTGACAACGATATAAAATAATACACATCCAATTATATATGTTGTGCCTGATTCTATTGGTGAAACAGCTGAACTGGTTACACGAGCAGCAGTAAGCCAGTTTAATTCCGGAAATGCTGAAATTCGTCGTTTTCCGTTTGTTAAAGATTCTGAAGAAATTGTTGAAATTGTTCAACAAGCAATGCAAAATAATAGCTTTATAATTTTTACACTGGTTATGCCTAATCTAAAAGGAA contains:
- a CDS encoding kinase/pyrophosphorylase, translating into MPDSIGETAELVTRAAVSQFNSGNAEIRRFPFVKDSEEIVEIVQQAMQNNSFIIFTLVMPNLKGMFLSEAQKHSET